A region of the Vicinamibacterales bacterium genome:
CGTGCAGGTCGTCATGAAACTGCAGGTCGAGCAGGTTGGCAGATCGCGCATGCGGATCGCCCGCACCTCGTTCATCTCCGGCGACTGGTGCCAGACGTCGTTGAAGCGCTGGCCGCGCAGGTTGCCGGTCGGCAGCGGAAACTGCACGCACGGGAAGACGTCCCCGTAGGGCGAGATGTAGCAGGCGGTGTGGCCGGCGCTGCACGGACTCGCGTCCAGCATCTCTTCGTCTGTGGCCTCGTTCGTCGAATCTCCGATCAGCGTCTTGTCGGTATAGACGCGCAGCAGCTGCGGCTCGGAGATGCGCAGGTTCAGGATCGACGTGTCGCCGTCCATCTTCGGGGTGATCGTCGGATCGATGGTGCAGTCGACGCCGAGCTCGGCGGCGAGCGCCCGCACGTGCGGATAGTCCCCCGCGTTCTGCCGCATGAGTACGTTGGCGATGAGCACGTGCAGCCCGCGGGTGCGCAGGAAGCGGATCGCCGCCAGCGATCGGTTCAGCGATCCCGGCACCTTGGTGATGGCGTCGTGGACCTCTGGCCGATGCGAGTAGATGCTGACCTGCACCGAGCGGATACCGAGATCGCGGAGGCGGTCCGCCTCGCGCTCGCCGAGGAGAATCGCGTTGGTCTTCAGCTTGACGTCGAACCCGAGCGCACGCGCGTAGCCGAGGAGCTCGAACAGATCCTTGCGCAGGAGCAGCTCGCCGCCGCTGAAGATCAGGAAGAGCGTTCCGGCTGACGCGAGCTGATCGAGGATGCTCTTGACCTCGGCGGTGGTCAACTCGCCGTGGTCGTCGTGATCGAGGTAGCAGTGCACGCAACGCTCGTTACAGCGGTAGGTGAGATCGAACTGGACCGACAGCGGCACGCGCTCGTCGAGCGCGCGATCCCACACGCGCTGCATCAAGGTGCTCATGCGCCGGCTCCGGTCGCCGCCGCCTGATCGGCCGCCGGCAGCGGCTGGCCCGAGGTTCGCAGCAGACCTTCCGCACTGAGCGCGGCGAGCAATTCCGACGCGTCCCGGAGCGCGGTCGCGGCGTCGACGTCGTAGTCGCGGCAGATGACGTCGCGCACCACCGCAGCGAGCGGTGTCTGCCCGTCGGCCGCTTCCCAGACGGCGCTGGCCACGGGGTTCAGCACGAAGAGACTCGAATCGTCCGCGCGCAGGATGACGACCTCGCCGGCGACCTTCCGGGCGGCCAGCTGGCCGGCGCGCGTGAAGAACACGTCGCTCATACGAT
Encoded here:
- a CDS encoding radical SAM protein — protein: MSTLMQRVWDRALDERVPLSVQFDLTYRCNERCVHCYLDHDDHGELTTAEVKSILDQLASAGTLFLIFSGGELLLRKDLFELLGYARALGFDVKLKTNAILLGEREADRLRDLGIRSVQVSIYSHRPEVHDAITKVPGSLNRSLAAIRFLRTRGLHVLIANVLMRQNAGDYPHVRALAAELGVDCTIDPTITPKMDGDTSILNLRISEPQLLRVYTDKTLIGDSTNEATDEEMLDASPCSAGHTACYISPYGDVFPCVQFPLPTGNLRGQRFNDVWHQSPEMNEVRAIRMRDLPTCSTCSFMTTCTRCPGLAYMEGNMKGPSSADCEKSTVRARGMAAGKDIA
- a CDS encoding PqqD family protein, translated to MSDVFFTRAGQLAARKVAGEVVILRADDSSLFVLNPVASAVWEAADGQTPLAAVVRDVICRDYDVDAATALRDASELLAALSAEGLLRTSGQPLPAADQAAATGAGA